The following are encoded together in the Pantanalinema sp. genome:
- a CDS encoding VOC family protein, with translation MKFLHTRLKVRDLERAIAFYEANFGFEVRARQTTGRGSRLAHMHLPGGGPELELAYLPWDPDFSLAEDIFHIAFLVDSVLETVEAMRARGIKITEEPHRIGSGWMAFIEDPDGYEIELLDHTGPQ, from the coding sequence ATGAAGTTCCTGCACACCCGCCTCAAGGTGCGCGACCTGGAGCGCGCCATCGCCTTCTACGAGGCCAACTTCGGCTTCGAGGTCCGCGCGCGGCAGACCACGGGCCGGGGCTCCCGGCTCGCCCACATGCACCTGCCCGGCGGCGGGCCCGAGCTGGAGCTCGCTTACCTGCCCTGGGATCCCGACTTCTCGCTCGCCGAGGACATCTTCCACATCGCCTTCCTGGTCGACTCGGTCCTTGAGACGGTCGAGGCCATGCGCGCGCGCGGCATCAAGATCACCGAGGAGCCGCACCGGATAGGCTCCGGCTGGATGGCCTTCATCGAGGACCCGGACGGCTACGA